In Apium graveolens cultivar Ventura chromosome 10, ASM990537v1, whole genome shotgun sequence, the following are encoded in one genomic region:
- the LOC141689566 gene encoding uncharacterized protein LOC141689566 has product MADRDALQYEIGVENFFIFAEENAKNPKKIPYPYARCINFKKFTVKIIRDHLYESGFSLGYLDWIWHREGVASSTKSSVGSTCPAKKPTPPSETYNVCQATYNDDEDWDNESDDFKRYVVDAEQPLFEGNECTKLESVLKLHNWKASFRVSDKAFTDLLESAGSFLPKDHVLSGSMYEAKKTLTDLGLEYVKIHACPNDCVLYRGPAAESLSECPKCHLSRWKIGKDGKVRVNVPAKVMWYFPIIPRFKRLFKSAATAKLMSWHAENRSKDGKMRHPSDSPTWRNIDCRWPEFGSEARNIRLGLANDDINQHNNGLNNRYSCWPVILVMYNLPPWLCMKRKFMMLSILISGPYEPGNNIDIYLQPMIDDLKKLWKEGEPNVYDANSKSVFTLKAVLMWTVNDFSGYVNLSGCINKGYKACPVCGDNTVARYLSHSWKMCYLGHRRYLDEHHPYRRQRMAFDGQ; this is encoded by the coding sequence ATGGCCGATAGGGATGCTTTGCAATATGAGATTGGTGTCGAAAATTTCTTTATATTTgccgaggaaaatgctaaaaacccaaaaaaaataCCGTACCCTTATGCACGCTGCATTAACTTCAAAAAATTTACCGTCAAGATAATCAGGGATCATCTTTATGAATCTGGTTTTAGTTTAGGATATTTGGATTGGATTTGGCATAGAGAAGGGGTTGCTAGTAGTACTAAGTCATCAGTTGGTAGTACTTGTCCTGCTAAAAAGCCCACACCCCCTTCAGAAACATATAATGTATGTCAAGCAACATATAATGATGATGAAGATTGGGATAATGAATCTGATGACTTTAAGAGGTATGTTGTTGATGCGGAACAACCTCTTTTTGAGGGAAACGAGTGCACTAAACTAGAGTCAGTCCTTAAATTACATAATTGGAAGGCTAGTTTTAGAGTTAGTGATAAAGCCTTTACCGATCTTCTTGAATCCGCTGGCTCTTTTCTTCCTAAAGACCATGTGCTTTCGGGTAGTATGTATGAAGCTAAGAAAACCTTAACTGATTTAGGACTTGAGTATGTCAAAATCCACGCTTGTCCAAATGACTGCGTATTATACAGGGGACCAGCTGCCGAGTCTTTATCCGAGTGTCCCAAATGCCATCTTTCTCGCTGGAAAATTGGGAAAGATGGTAAAGTTAGGGTTAATGTTCCAGCTAAAGTGATGTGGTATTTTCCGATAATCCCTAGATTTAAACGACTGTTTAAATCTGCTGCTACTGCTAAATTAATGAGTTGGCATGCGGAGAATCGATCTAAAGATGGAAAGATGCGTCATCCATCTGATTCTCCTACTTGGCGAAATATAGATTGTAGGTGGCCCGAGTTCGGTAGCGAGGCTAGAAATATACGCTTAGGATTAGCGAACGATGATATAAATCAACACAACAATGGATTAAACAATCGATATAGCTGTTGGCCGGTCATATTAGTAATGtataatcttcctccatggttatgcatgaagaggaagtttatgatgttatCGATATTGATTTCTGGCCCGTATGAGCCTGGAAATAACATTGACATATATCTACAACCAATGATCGatgatttaaaaaaattgtggAAGGAAGGGGAACCAAATGTGTATGATGCAAATAGCAAATCTGTCTTCACTTTAAAGGCAGTTCTGATGTGGACAGTAAACGACTTCTCGGGATACGTAAATCTGTCAGGCTGCATAAATAAGGGGTATAAGGCTTGTCCAGTATGTGGTGATAACACTGTCGCTAGATATTTAAGTCATAGTTGGAAAATGTGTTATCTAGGCCATCGTCGGTATTTAGATGAGCATCATCCTTATAGGAGGCAGCGGATGGCATTTGATGGACAATAA